The DNA sequence CAATACATTTACCTGAATAATAGCATAGCTGAACGCTACCGCTATGAAGGGTAATTGGTTCACCGTATTTTGCCGCAGCACCAAGCACATTCCCTGACAAGCTTCGTACAACTTGCCGTGCCATTGAAAACCAAACATGATAACAGGATTGACCAACAGAAGCGCCAGTATTACCCAGTTTAGCACCTCCATAGGGCGGGTATGCAAATATGCAAGGATTGGGCTTGCATAGAACATTCTCTGCCGAaaccacaaaaatatataagtgGCGGTCACTTGAAGGTTGTATATAGCTGATTTAAGACTCATCGTCACTTGACAGGCTGTATCGCCGTGTGCTGAATAATCCAAAATAATATGCTGCAGCACTTCATGCATAATTGCCAACACGGCAGCTAGCATGCACACAATGCGTAGTTTGAGTCCAGTACTTCCTTTATTAGTAGCTACGATTTCAAATACCACAAGTGCAACCAACAAGTACACATCAGCCGCAACAAATACGGAAGCAATCACTCGATAAACCACCGTTACACCAGCATGCACTGGTGATAAGTTCGTTATATTAACAGAACAGTTCTTGTTTCTGAGCAACATTTTTgcttcagttttaaaatttcaaaaatctaaatttcaaaaaaaaggttaaatcGTTggttaattacatttttaagtaAACAAATTTAGAATTCGTAAACTAAATCGCCCGTGCTTAAACATAAACTATCtcttaatgttgttttgtaagTTGAAGTAGGGTgcggggggaaatgggacaactttttattaaatttcttgtcccatttggaggtaaacaaaaaaaacaagatatttggatattatatactaaaggtgtcccatctctccccaccctactatatcaacaAAACTGTAATGAAT is a window from the Ciona intestinalis chromosome 10, KH, whole genome shotgun sequence genome containing:
- the LOC108949844 gene encoding uncharacterized protein LOC108949844 codes for the protein MLLRNKNCSVNITNLSPVHAGVTVVYRVIASVFVAADVYLLVALVVFEIVATNKGSTGLKLRIVCMLAAVLAIMHEVLQHIILDYSAHGDTACQVTMSLKSAIYNLQVTATYIFLWFRQRMFYASPILAYLHTRPMEVLNWVILALLLVNPVIMFGFQWHGKLYEACQGMCLVLRQNTVNQLPFIAVAFSYAIIQVALVYLYLKPLYRSRFEKSQKLSSTKSVSQTERRTRTDPNGNVSGPPNMKTTCLDFNTNNNTTWRRSGITRKNSMEARMKRWLFLGLICILSDIISASIIAVFLLNWTPASLISVMFLWHDVSIFINVVCLIACFSVWKNMFFPLGLFLQNRR